GTAGAGGATCTCGATCGGGACGCCGCCGAGCGCTTCAAAGGCCTGCATATGACAGCGCAACAGGCTTTGGAGATCCTGATGCATGACGTAGCGCGCAAACAGGAAGCGCGAATGTCCCAGCACCAGGCTGAACAGCCAGACGATCCGGCTGACGCCGGGCTCATCGGTAAATTCGACGACGAACCGGGCAAAGTCGACCTGTGCCTGCACGCCAGGCGGCGTCTCGAACCGAACCTCAAAGGGCTTGGGGCCGTTTTCCGGCCGGATCGCTGCCAGGAACCGCTTTACCGCGGTATAGGCGCCCATATATCCCAGCTCACGGATTTCCCGCGTCAGGCGCGCCGCAGTCAGATCGGGAAAGGCCGTCACTCGCTCACGCAAAAATTCCAGATAGGGTGCCAGTTTGTTCGGTCGACCCAGCATGCGAGGGCCGTAAACCGGGGCCTCGATGCCCCGTTCGATATATTTTCGGATGGTCTTGGGATCGCGACCAGTGCGTCGGGCAATGGCGGATATCGATACGCCCTGCCGATGTAGTTCGAGGATCATCATCAATTCTCCAAGTCGGATCATCGGCCCCGTCTCCGCGTCTGCAAAGGAGATGAGGACAATGTCGGCTCATCTCATTCTGCCGGGGCTAGCCCCGGCAGAATGAGATGAAGGGGCCACCAACTAGGGAATTTTCAAAGCCCACTTTTGCGGAGAATTGCACGACCGATGACATATCCTGCATGAAGCGCTCGACGACCTTGCGCCGCTCCTCGCGCGACACGCCGCCATGGATCACCTCCACGGCCTCGGGATTGCCAAGCCGCGCCCTCACCTTGTCGAGCAGGTAATGCAGTGTGTCCTTGGGCTCGGTGAAGATGATCAGCTTGCGGCGGTTGCCCGCCGCGTCAACCATCAGATCGTCGTCGAGGATACGATTGAGCTGGCTCCACTTGGTGTCCACGCCCGAGCGCAGCACGCCGAGCGCCATGGTCTCGAGGCCCTTCAGTGTCTCGACTTCCAGGGCGAGCTGCTCAACCGTCTCGGCCGTCGTCGCGCCAGTGGAGATTAGATCCTCAAGTTCGTCGATCTCCTCCTGACCATATTCCTCGATGTTGCGTAGCATGTCGGCGTTGATCGCGGACTCGGACGCGCCAGATCGCCGGCCCTTGGCGGCAAGGCGGGCTTCACCCAGTTCGTTTTCCAGCCGTTCCCGACGCCGTTTGAGGGACTGGTAGATGGCGGCCGGTGACGAAGCGAGGCGCCGCTGGAGAATCTGCAAGGCGAAACCGACATTATTGCGCTTCTTTCCGTCCCCCTCGGCGAAGCGCTGCACCCGGTTCATCTCGGTGCGCACATACTCGGTGACGGCGGTATAGAGCGCGGCCTCGCCGTCCGAGAGCTGATATTTGACCGTGCGCGCTCGCCGCTCGGGGAACAGCGGTCGGCCATCGAACTTGAGGAGCTCTTCCTTGGTCAGTCTCCGCATCATGTCTTCGGTGTCAGCATAATGGACCCCGTCGCGGAACCGGCCTTCAAACCGGTCGCCGTCGAGCAAAGCCATGAAGAGCTGGAAATCCTCTTCCTTGCCGTTGTGCGGGGTCGCCGACATGAGCAGCAGGTGCCGGCAGACCTGGCCGAGCTTCTGGCCAACCTGATAGCGCCGCGTATATTTGACCTCGCCGCCGAAATAGGTGGCCGACATGCGGTGGGCCTCGTCGCAAATGATCAGGTCCCATTCGCGCGCGCTCATGAGCTTGTCCTGAAGCTCCTCATTGCGCGCCAGCACGTCGAGGCGGACAATCAGCCGATCGCGGTCGCTGAACGGATTACCCGAGCGCGAATTTTCGATCATGTCGCGGGAGAGGATATCGAACTCAAGATTGAACTTCTGGCCGAGCTCGTCCTGCCATTGCTCGACCAGACTGCCCGGCGCGACGACGAGGCAGCGTTCGAGATCGCTCCGTGCGATCAACTCCTTCATCAGCAATCCGGCCATGATGGTCTTGCCGGCACCCGGATCGTCGGCAAGCAGGAAGCGGAGCGGCTGACGCGGCAGCATTTCACCATAGACCGCCGAAATCTGGTGCGGCAGCGGATCGACCAGGCTGGTATGGATCGCCAGATACGGGTCAAAAAAATGGGCCAGCTTGATGCGGTTGGCTTCGGTCACCAGACGCAGCAGAGCGCCATCGGCATCAAACGACCAAGGCCGCCCATTCTGCTCGACTTCAAGGCGATGCTCGTCGTCCCGGTAAAGCACAGACTCGGCCACTGTGCCATTGTGATCGCGGAAAACGACACTGATCGCCTGATCGCCGATCCAGTCGACAGAAACGACATGTACAGCTTGCGCCGAGGCTACGCCTCGCACAGACGCGCCGTTCTTTATCTCCTCAAGCCTTGCCGCCATCAGTCAGCGCCCCCCGAATCATTCATAGCTGAAGCTCTGCCTTTTCAAGCGCAGCTTCAGTTTCCTTGCGGTTTATTGTTACGATATGCTGCGTGTACGCGCTTTGCTTTGCGGCATCGGCAAGCAAACCGAGGCGCTTCAAGACATAGAAGAGCATCGCATATCGAACCGTGAGCACGCCGTTACCGTGATCCAGCCCGTAATCCTTGGCGACAACCTGCTTCTGGCTGGCCGTAAGCGCGGGGTGCGGACCGATCTGTACGTCGAAATAATTGTTCCAGAGCCAGTCCCGTTCACCCGCTTCTCCCGGTTCGCCCTTTTCGCCAACTTCCAGAATGCGTGGCAGCAGGAAATCTTTGAACTTGTGCTCAAGGTGGCAATAGGCCCGCGCGTGCCAACGAAAGCCGTCATAGCCAAAGGCGTGAGGCGTGATGCGGCGCCAGATAGGCTCTGGGCGCACCTTGTTCATCGATTGATAGAAAACGTCGATTGAGACGCCTGCGCGGGTGGCATCGAGAATTTTGCGTAGGACTTCGATATCGATGTCGCGCCGGGGAGTCATTGCGACATCGGCGCTGGGCAGCTCAGCGATCCACGAATCGCTTGCAGGAATGGCCCCTTCGGCGACCGAGCGAAGCTGGGAGAGATAGATGTAGGGGTCCGGCTCAAGGAAGCGCAGAACGAACTTTGCGGCCGCGACATAGCGCTTGGCGCGAGTATCATACTCCATATTTCCTGGCGCGCGCTCTTGATAGAGCGTCAGATCTTTTGATGCTTGGGGCACCGACACGCCAAACGTCTCGACGAGATCGGCACGGTTGATTGACCCCTCCCAGAACAGCCGAAATTCAATGAATTCAAGCCGGCGCTCCACCCCCCATTTCAGCGTCGTTGCGGCTTCTGCCATCTTGGCCTCGCATAAGTAAGAATAAAAACTATATGGACATGCCGTATCGATCCGTGTAATTATTATTCCCATATTGAGCTACAGTCAATGGGCTATCGGGTGCAGAGATGGAGCAAGACATGCATCAACAGGGCTTGAAATGTCAGACCATCTGCGCGCGGGCGGCATCCGCCGCCACTGGTGTGACGCCCGGCAGTAAACGATTCCTGAAAGGAGAGCGGCAATGACCATTGCGCATCGATCCACCCTGATCGTTCACGGCCGCCTTGCGATGCGGGAGAGCCGGTTGGCCGCCGGTCGTGACGCTCGCCACGGTCTCCAGATCATGTCCTTCGAGCAGGCCGCTGTCCGCCTCGCTGGTGGCTTCGTCCGTCCGATCGATGATGAAAGCCTGCGCTCGGCCATTCAGGCAGCCATTCCGGCGACACCGATGGGTGAGTTGGAGAGCATCAAGACGCTTCCTGGCATGATCGACGCTGCTGCGGACACGCTGCACAAAGCCTGGCGCGCGGGGATCGATCTTGCTGGGCGCTCGGCCGATCATCCGCGCCTCGCTGCCATCGCTCGCCTAGAAGCGGCGGTCCTGGATCAACTGCCCACCGCCATGATGCGGCCAGTTGACATTGTCGCCGCCGCGATGGCCCGCATCGGCCATGCACCGGCAGTCCTCGGCCCGGTGGAAATCACTGGCCTTACCGAACTATCGCCTTGCTGGCGGCCCTTGCTCCAAGCCCTCACCGACCACATCCCAGTGCAGTGGACGGCTGGCCCGAGGGGCATTCCTGCATGGCTGGAGGGCATGGGCGTCACTATCGCGCGGGCGCCGGCAGGAGCCCCGGAGATCAGTGCCGTCAGCGCCGCGACCTCCTATCACGAAGCTGTTGAGGCGATGCGCTGGGCGCGAGGCCTGCTGGCATCGGGCGTCTCGCCCTCGGAGATCGCCATCGCGACGGCCTCGCCTGCGGACTATGACGATCATTTCCTGGCATTGCGCGCTGACGCCAATATCGACCTCCATTTCGTCCACGGTGTCCGAACCGTCGCCACCCGGGAAGGCCAGGCAGCCGCAGCGCTCGCCGACATTGTCGTTCGTGGGCTGTCACAATCACGGCTGCGGCGCCTTGCTGCTCTATGCCGGGAAAGCGCACCTTTCGAAGCGCTACCTGATGGCTGGCTGCGTGTTTTGCCCGCAGATGCGCCGCTTTCTACGGAAGGCGCCTGGAGCCGCGTGCTCACTCGGTTGACGCCTGAGCACTGGCCTGACGGCAAGGATCACGCCCCGGCGCTCCGCGCCGCTGTCGATGTTCTGGCGAAAGGGCCGGACGCCGCCAGCGAAATCGGTGAGGCCTTTCTCTCTGGCCGGGGGCTCGCAATCTGGCGTAAGGCACTGGTGGCTGGCCCCGCCGCCTCGATCGACGCAACTCTAGAGACCCTGAAACAGGACGATGGACTGGAGGCCTGCGTCTCTATCGTCTGGATGCCTGCCAGCGCGCTAGCGTCGTCGCCGCGCCGCTTCGTGCGTCTTCTCGGGCTGAATTCTTCGCGCTGGCCGCGTGGGATCGCCGAGGATCGGCTCATTCCCGACCATATCATCTCAACTCCGGTTCTCGATCCCTTGCCGGTCAATCTCGCCGACCGCCGTGACTTCGAGACAATCCTCGCCACGACAGCCGATACCGTCGTTCTCTCGCGCGCCAGACGCGACAGTGATGGCCGTCTCCTGGGACGCAGCCCATTGCTCGCTGGACGCGGCGACGAAATCTACCTCCGCCGCAATGCGATTCCAACGCATGCCTTCAGCGAGACCGATCGCCTCATGGGCCGGCCAAAGGAGTTCGCTGCCGACCCGCAAGCGATCGGCGCACAGGGCTGCTGGCACGACTGGAGGCAGGCGGATATCACTCCTCATGACGGTCTGGTGCGTGCGGACCATCCACTTGTTCTCGCCATCCTCAACCGCACCCAGTCAGCCAGCTCACTGCGGCGCCTGCTGCGCAATCCACTCAGCTTCGTCTGGGTCTATGCGTTCGGCTGGCGTGAACCACAGAGCAGCGCCGAACCACTCGTCCTCGACGCGCTCGGAATTGGCGATCTCGTCCACATGGTTCTCGACCGCGCCTTGCGTGACCTCGAAGCCGCAGGTGGGCTTGCAGCCGCTGACGCGCAATCCATCGAAGTCGCGGTGACACAGGCCGTTCAGGCTGTCGCTGCGGATTGGGAAAGCGAACGGCCGGTTCCGCCGACGGTCATTTGGGGGCGAACCCTCGACGATGCCCGCGTCCTGGCAGGCCGGGCTCTGTCCTACGGCGATGCCCTATTGCCGGGCACGCGCTCCTACGGAGAGGTGCCTTTTGGCGGATCGGAAGCCAAAACCGCAACCGAGGCTCCGTGGGATACGAGCACGCCAGTCACGATCCCCGACACTGGCTTCAACATCGCCGGCTATATCGACCGGATCGACATATCCGGCGACGGCAAGCGTGCGATGGTGCGCGACTATAAAACAGGTCGTCCACCGCGCGGGGACATCCAGCTGAATGGCGGACGCGAGCTTCAGCGTTGCCTCTATGCCTTCGCAGTGAAAGCGCTTCTCGGCGATGACGTCGCCATCAGCGCCTCGCTGCTGTATCCGCGCGAGCCGATTGATCTCCATCTCGATGATCCAGAGGCGGTGCTCGCGCAGATCACGGGCTATCTCCGCGCGGCACGGGCAAGTTTTGCTGGCGGCGCGGCTCTGCCTGGTCCGGATACCGGCGGCGATTATGACGATCTCGCCTTTGCCCTGCCGGCGAATGCCAGCGCTACCTATTGCAAACGCAAAATGCCCGCTGTGACGGAACGGCTGGGCGAAGTCGCTCAGGTCTGGGAGGCGGAATGATGAGCAACATGTCCAAAGTGCTGAAAGATGACGGTGCACGCCGCGATGCGATCAGCCTTCACGATCGTTCGATCCTGGTCGAGGCTGGTGCGGGTTCAGGCAAGACCGCGGTGATGGCAGGGCGCATCGCCGCCATGTTGGCCGAAGGCGTCGCGCCGCGCTCCATCGCCGCCGTCACCTTCACCGAACTCGCGGCGAGTGAGCTACTTTCGCGCGTCCGCGAATTTGTCGCCGATCTGTCGGCCGGCACGATCGCAACCGAACTGCGCGTGGCTCTGCCCGATGGGCTGTCCCAGGCCCATCGCGACAATCTCACCGCCGCTAGCGCCGCGATCGACGAAATCACCTGCTCGACGATCCACGGTTTCTGCCAGCGGCTGATCAAGCCCTATCCGGCGGAAGCCGACATCGATCCCGGCGCCGGCGTGATGGATCGCAACCAGGCCGATCTCACCTTCCTGGAGATCGTCGATGGCTGGCTGCGCGAACGCCTGTCAGGCGGCCAGGGCGGCGTCCTGGCTGAAATGGTGCTACACAGCCCCGGCGAAACCGTGGCGCTCATCCACAAGATCGCCGAAAATCTGCGCCGCCGCCCCACGCTTACCGCGCCGCTCGTTTCCCCGCTCGAGGGACACCTGACAGCGTTCCGGCAGGCCGTGGCGGATTTTGCAGGTTTCCTGGATGGCATCGCGGCGGTCGAACCGGAAACGGTGACAATCGCCGAGCAGCTCGCCGAGATGGCGACCGCTGTGGCGGATGGTCCCGATCCCGCCACGTCTGCGGGTCTCATCTGGCTTCTGACCTCGCGGCCCCATCCGGATCTTTGTAAAAAAGACGGCACTTTCTACTCCTACCGCAAGAAGGGCAAATGGGCGGCCGCCGCAAAGCAGGCCGGCCTTGCCAAGGCTGACGGGGACCGGCTGAATGACGCAGCCGACGCCCACTATGCGGCCTGCTGTGAAAGCTGGATATCGCTTGTGCAGTCCGCCGCCGGCCACGCCCTGGCGGCGTTGATGGACGAAGCACGGCCGATCCTGCAACGCTATCGCGAGCACAAGCGTGCCAGCGCGCAGCTTGATTTCGATGATCTGATTTTCGCCGCACGCGATCTGCTGCGCGATCATGATGCTGTGCGCCGTTCGCTGGGGCAGCGTTTCGCTCATGTCCTCGTCGACGAATTTCAGGACACCGACCCGC
This genomic window from Sphingobium cloacae contains:
- a CDS encoding WYL domain-containing protein, which translates into the protein MAEAATTLKWGVERRLEFIEFRLFWEGSINRADLVETFGVSVPQASKDLTLYQERAPGNMEYDTRAKRYVAAAKFVLRFLEPDPYIYLSQLRSVAEGAIPASDSWIAELPSADVAMTPRRDIDIEVLRKILDATRAGVSIDVFYQSMNKVRPEPIWRRITPHAFGYDGFRWHARAYCHLEHKFKDFLLPRILEVGEKGEPGEAGERDWLWNNYFDVQIGPHPALTASQKQVVAKDYGLDHGNGVLTVRYAMLFYVLKRLGLLADAAKQSAYTQHIVTINRKETEAALEKAELQL
- a CDS encoding PD-(D/E)XK nuclease family protein, with the protein product MTIAHRSTLIVHGRLAMRESRLAAGRDARHGLQIMSFEQAAVRLAGGFVRPIDDESLRSAIQAAIPATPMGELESIKTLPGMIDAAADTLHKAWRAGIDLAGRSADHPRLAAIARLEAAVLDQLPTAMMRPVDIVAAAMARIGHAPAVLGPVEITGLTELSPCWRPLLQALTDHIPVQWTAGPRGIPAWLEGMGVTIARAPAGAPEISAVSAATSYHEAVEAMRWARGLLASGVSPSEIAIATASPADYDDHFLALRADANIDLHFVHGVRTVATREGQAAAALADIVVRGLSQSRLRRLAALCRESAPFEALPDGWLRVLPADAPLSTEGAWSRVLTRLTPEHWPDGKDHAPALRAAVDVLAKGPDAASEIGEAFLSGRGLAIWRKALVAGPAASIDATLETLKQDDGLEACVSIVWMPASALASSPRRFVRLLGLNSSRWPRGIAEDRLIPDHIISTPVLDPLPVNLADRRDFETILATTADTVVLSRARRDSDGRLLGRSPLLAGRGDEIYLRRNAIPTHAFSETDRLMGRPKEFAADPQAIGAQGCWHDWRQADITPHDGLVRADHPLVLAILNRTQSASSLRRLLRNPLSFVWVYAFGWREPQSSAEPLVLDALGIGDLVHMVLDRALRDLEAAGGLAAADAQSIEVAVTQAVQAVAADWESERPVPPTVIWGRTLDDARVLAGRALSYGDALLPGTRSYGEVPFGGSEAKTATEAPWDTSTPVTIPDTGFNIAGYIDRIDISGDGKRAMVRDYKTGRPPRGDIQLNGGRELQRCLYAFAVKALLGDDVAISASLLYPREPIDLHLDDPEAVLAQITGYLRAARASFAGGAALPGPDTGGDYDDLAFALPANASATYCKRKMPAVTERLGEVAQVWEAE